The following are encoded in a window of Alphaproteobacteria bacterium genomic DNA:
- a CDS encoding valine--tRNA ligase produces MSELPKTFDPAEIEARWYARWEGEGLFRPDRPDAEPWTIVMPPPNVTGSLHIGHALDVTLQDILTRHARLQGKDALWVAGMDHAGIATQMVVERQLNEKQQKRTDFTRDEFVAKVWEWKAESGGAITRQLRRLGASCDWANERFTMDEGFSRAVLKVFVDLYRQNLLYRDKRLVNWDPGLKTAISDLEVETTDVQGKFWHLKYPLEDSSGFIHVATTRPETMLADMAVAVHPEDARYAALLGKQIRHPITGRLIPIIADEHADPELGSGAVKITPGHDFNDFEVGKRAGFRPAEMLNMLDGDAKVIQAADGLIPAELLGLDRFEARGRVVGMLEAEGLLEKVEDRMIATPYGDRSGVVIEPWLTDQWYVDAATLAKKPIEAVRSGEIRVVPETWKKTWFNWLENIQPWCVSRQLWWGHRIPAWYDDAGNVYVAETEADAQAEAGEGAALRRDPDVLDTWFSSALWPFATLGWPEETETLRRHYPNDVLISGFDIIFFWDARMAMQGYQFMGERPWKTLYLHGLVRDSKGQKMSKSKGNTVDPLLLVDRFGADALRFTLAAMESQGRDIKLDEKRVEGYRNFATKLWNAARFCQAYGIGASTAIEPPAATLPVNHWIVGETVKTVQALDLALAELRYDESANTIYHFVWATFCDWYLELIKGQIDEETKDVAGWVLDQILVMLHPFMPFVTEELWNAMGERPYPLILAKWPMPDARALDPDAGPEVNWLIALVSQIRAARAELNVPPGAQLPLYVRDSSELTRQRLLKNNIGLKRLARANWAQGQDAPFGAAAQLVVDEATFILPLEGAIDIAAEQARLAKAAEAAEKERDSLAARLNNPSFVERAKPEAVEKARADHAEKASDAEKYRAALARLG; encoded by the coding sequence ATGAGCGAGCTGCCCAAGACCTTCGACCCCGCCGAGATCGAGGCGCGCTGGTATGCGCGCTGGGAAGGCGAGGGGCTGTTCCGCCCCGACCGGCCGGACGCCGAGCCGTGGACGATCGTCATGCCCCCGCCCAACGTAACGGGGTCCTTGCACATCGGCCACGCGCTGGACGTCACGCTTCAGGACATCCTGACCCGCCATGCCAGGCTCCAGGGTAAGGACGCCTTATGGGTCGCGGGGATGGACCATGCCGGCATCGCGACGCAGATGGTGGTCGAGCGGCAGCTGAACGAGAAGCAGCAGAAGCGCACCGACTTCACCCGCGACGAGTTCGTCGCCAAGGTGTGGGAATGGAAGGCGGAGAGCGGCGGGGCGATCACCCGCCAGCTTCGCCGGCTCGGCGCGTCCTGCGACTGGGCGAACGAGCGCTTCACCATGGACGAAGGCTTCAGCCGCGCCGTCCTCAAGGTGTTCGTCGATCTCTACCGCCAGAACCTGCTCTACCGCGACAAGAGGCTGGTGAACTGGGATCCGGGCCTCAAGACCGCCATCTCCGACCTCGAGGTCGAGACCACCGACGTTCAGGGCAAGTTCTGGCACCTCAAATATCCGCTCGAGGACAGCTCGGGCTTCATCCACGTCGCCACCACCCGGCCCGAGACGATGCTCGCCGACATGGCGGTCGCGGTGCATCCGGAGGACGCGCGCTACGCCGCTTTGCTCGGCAAGCAGATTCGCCACCCCATCACCGGACGGCTGATTCCGATCATCGCCGACGAGCATGCCGATCCGGAGCTCGGCTCCGGCGCGGTCAAGATCACGCCGGGGCACGACTTCAACGATTTCGAGGTCGGCAAGCGCGCCGGGTTCAGGCCGGCCGAGATGCTCAACATGCTCGATGGCGACGCCAAGGTGATCCAGGCCGCCGACGGCCTGATTCCGGCCGAGCTGCTCGGCCTCGACCGTTTCGAGGCGCGGGGACGCGTCGTCGGGATGCTGGAGGCGGAGGGCCTGCTCGAAAAGGTCGAGGACCGGATGATCGCCACGCCCTATGGCGACCGCTCAGGCGTGGTGATCGAGCCCTGGCTGACCGATCAATGGTATGTCGACGCGGCGACGCTGGCGAAGAAGCCGATCGAGGCGGTGCGCTCGGGCGAGATCCGCGTCGTGCCCGAGACCTGGAAGAAGACCTGGTTCAACTGGCTCGAGAACATCCAGCCCTGGTGCGTCTCGCGCCAGCTCTGGTGGGGGCACCGGATACCGGCCTGGTACGACGACGCCGGCAACGTCTATGTGGCCGAGACCGAAGCGGATGCGCAGGCCGAGGCGGGGGAGGGCGCCGCCCTTCGCCGCGACCCCGACGTGCTCGATACCTGGTTCTCCTCGGCGCTCTGGCCGTTCGCAACCCTCGGCTGGCCGGAGGAAACCGAGACCCTCCGCCGCCACTATCCCAACGACGTCCTTATCTCCGGCTTCGACATCATCTTCTTCTGGGACGCCCGGATGGCGATGCAGGGCTATCAGTTCATGGGCGAGCGCCCGTGGAAGACGCTCTACCTCCACGGTCTGGTCCGCGATTCCAAGGGCCAGAAGATGTCCAAGTCGAAGGGCAACACGGTCGATCCGCTGCTGCTCGTCGACCGATTCGGCGCCGATGCCTTGCGCTTCACGCTGGCGGCGATGGAGAGCCAGGGGCGCGATATCAAGCTCGATGAGAAGCGGGTCGAGGGCTACCGCAACTTCGCCACCAAGCTGTGGAACGCGGCCCGCTTCTGCCAGGCCTACGGCATCGGCGCCTCCACGGCGATCGAGCCGCCCGCGGCCACCCTCCCGGTCAACCACTGGATCGTCGGCGAGACGGTGAAGACAGTCCAGGCGCTCGACCTCGCGCTGGCGGAGCTTCGCTACGACGAGAGCGCCAACACCATCTACCACTTCGTCTGGGCGACCTTCTGCGACTGGTATCTGGAGCTGATCAAAGGCCAGATCGACGAGGAGACCAAGGACGTCGCCGGCTGGGTGCTCGACCAGATCCTGGTCATGCTCCACCCATTCATGCCCTTCGTCACCGAGGAGCTTTGGAACGCGATGGGCGAGCGGCCCTATCCGCTGATCCTCGCCAAATGGCCGATGCCTGACGCACGCGCGCTCGATCCGGACGCAGGACCAGAGGTCAATTGGCTAATTGCGCTGGTTAGTCAGATTCGAGCCGCCAGGGCTGAGCTTAACGTTCCGCCCGGAGCCCAACTTCCGCTCTACGTTCGCGACTCCAGCGAATTGACGCGCCAGCGTCTCTTGAAGAATAATATCGGTCTCAAACGCCTGGCTCGAGCTAATTGGGCGCAGGGACAAGATGCGCCTTTCGGCGCTGCTGCGCAGTTGGTAGTCGACGAAGCCACTTTCATCCTGCCGCTGGAAGGCGCAATCGACATTGCCGCTGAGCAAGCGCGTCTCGCCAAGGCCGCCGAAGCCGCCGAGAAGGAGCGCGATTCGCTCGCCGCCCGCCTTAACAATCCCTCGTTCGTCGAGCGCGCCAAGCCGGAGGCCGTGGAGAAGGCCCGCGCCGATCACGCCGAGAAGGCGTCGGACGCGGAAAAATATCGGGCTGCTCTGGCAAGGCTTGGCTGA
- the hemB gene encoding porphobilinogen synthase has protein sequence MSRAAFPAIRMRRTRAAAWSRALFAETVLTPSDLIWPLFVTEGSGVEEPIATLPGVSRWSVDRIGERAKEARELGIPCVALFPNTPPALRTEDAREALNPGNLICRAVKALKDSAPEVGVLTDVALDPYTAHGHDGIVDESGYVLNDVTSAILVDQALVQAEAGADIIAPSDMMDGRVGAIRSALEEADHVNVQIMAYAAKYASAFYGPFRDAVGSRGLLKGDKKGYQMDPANAEEALREVALDLAEGADSVMVKPGLPYLDIIRRVKDRFEVPVFAYQVSGEYAMIEAAAAAGAGERDALVLETLMAFKRAGCSGVLTYHAAHAARLLGS, from the coding sequence ATGAGCCGCGCCGCCTTTCCCGCAATCCGCATGCGCCGCACGCGCGCGGCCGCCTGGAGCCGGGCGCTGTTCGCCGAGACTGTGCTGACCCCTTCCGACCTGATCTGGCCGCTGTTCGTCACCGAAGGCTCCGGCGTCGAGGAGCCGATCGCCACGCTGCCGGGCGTCTCGCGCTGGAGCGTGGACCGGATCGGGGAGCGGGCCAAAGAGGCGCGGGAGCTCGGCATTCCCTGCGTCGCGCTGTTTCCGAACACGCCGCCGGCGCTTCGCACGGAGGATGCGCGCGAGGCGCTCAATCCAGGCAACCTGATCTGCCGGGCGGTCAAGGCGCTGAAGGACTCGGCGCCCGAGGTCGGCGTGCTCACCGACGTCGCGCTCGATCCCTATACGGCCCATGGTCATGACGGAATCGTCGACGAGAGCGGTTACGTGCTCAACGACGTGACGAGCGCGATTCTTGTCGACCAGGCGCTCGTTCAGGCCGAGGCCGGCGCGGACATCATCGCGCCTTCGGACATGATGGACGGCCGGGTCGGCGCCATCCGGTCAGCGCTCGAAGAAGCGGACCACGTCAACGTCCAGATCATGGCCTACGCCGCCAAATATGCCTCGGCCTTCTACGGCCCGTTTCGCGACGCGGTCGGCTCGCGCGGCCTGCTGAAGGGCGACAAGAAGGGCTACCAGATGGACCCGGCCAATGCGGAGGAGGCGCTGCGCGAGGTGGCGCTCGATTTGGCCGAGGGCGCCGACAGCGTGATGGTCAAGCCGGGCCTGCCCTATCTCGACATCATTCGCCGCGTGAAGGATCGCTTCGAAGTCCCTGTTTTCGCTTACCAGGTTTCCGGCGAATATGCGATGATCGAGGCCGCGGCGGCCGCCGGCGCGGGGGAGCGCGACGCGCTCGTGCTCGAGACCTTGATGGCGTTCAAGCGGGCCGGCTGCTCGGGAGTCCTCACCTATCACGCGGCCCACGCCGCGCGGCTGCTCGGATCCTGA
- a CDS encoding aminotransferase class I/II-fold pyridoxal phosphate-dependent enzyme translates to MLEALRAEIEALAAEAAPLEPDAGERGAMLRQGFDHAEAFWEGLANGPSNVAREQVFDERLEPEFTEGGRGAEDVLAYLARCVDAPGFTTASPRFMGYIPGGGLFHSALGDFLAAASNKYAGFASAAPGAVRLENATSAWLAGVIGFPEDAAGTLTTGGSMANLTAIVAAREARDAEGGGAVYLTKFAHYCIDKALHIAGRRRAPRRLVETDERNRMRADALAAAIERDVAAGVRPWLVVASAGTVDTGAVDPLDRIADICARHGIWMHVDGAYGGLFMLCDEGRAVLGGIERADTVALDPHKTLFLPYGTGAVVARDSRHLLDAFSASADYIRPLGESEVGPSPADLSPELTRHFRALRLWLPLQIAGVAAFRAAQSEKIKLARYFHAQLCALEGWEVGAPPDLSVVAFRYRPAKGDANAFNDRLLRSLQEEGRVFLSGTKIDGEAWLRCAILSFRTHLAHIDETIEILCRLAAALQSDQGKCQ, encoded by the coding sequence ATGCTCGAAGCGCTTCGCGCCGAGATCGAGGCGCTCGCCGCCGAAGCCGCGCCGCTGGAGCCGGACGCCGGCGAGCGGGGCGCGATGCTGCGGCAGGGCTTCGATCACGCGGAAGCTTTCTGGGAAGGCCTCGCGAACGGCCCGTCGAACGTGGCGCGCGAGCAAGTGTTCGACGAGCGGCTCGAGCCCGAATTCACCGAAGGCGGCCGCGGCGCGGAAGACGTGCTCGCCTACCTCGCCCGCTGCGTGGACGCGCCCGGCTTCACCACCGCCTCGCCCCGTTTCATGGGCTATATTCCGGGCGGCGGGCTGTTCCATTCGGCGCTCGGCGATTTCCTCGCCGCCGCCTCGAACAAATATGCGGGATTCGCCTCGGCCGCTCCCGGCGCGGTGCGGCTCGAAAACGCCACCTCGGCGTGGCTGGCCGGGGTGATCGGCTTTCCCGAAGACGCGGCGGGAACGCTGACGACGGGCGGAAGCATGGCCAATCTGACGGCGATCGTCGCCGCCCGCGAGGCGCGCGATGCCGAGGGAGGAGGCGCGGTCTATCTGACCAAATTCGCCCATTATTGCATCGATAAGGCGCTCCACATCGCGGGCCGGCGAAGGGCGCCGCGCCGGCTGGTCGAGACCGACGAACGGAATCGCATGCGGGCCGACGCGCTTGCCGCGGCGATCGAGCGCGACGTGGCCGCGGGCGTCCGGCCCTGGCTCGTGGTGGCCTCGGCGGGAACGGTCGATACGGGCGCGGTCGATCCGCTCGATCGAATCGCCGACATTTGCGCCCGGCACGGCATCTGGATGCACGTCGACGGCGCTTATGGCGGCCTGTTCATGCTGTGCGACGAGGGGCGGGCGGTGCTCGGCGGGATCGAGCGGGCCGACACCGTGGCGCTCGATCCGCACAAGACCCTGTTCCTTCCCTACGGCACCGGCGCGGTGGTCGCCCGCGATTCGCGTCATCTGCTCGACGCTTTCAGCGCCAGCGCGGATTACATCCGCCCGCTCGGCGAGAGCGAGGTCGGCCCATCGCCGGCGGACCTCTCGCCGGAGCTGACTCGCCATTTCCGAGCCCTCAGGCTCTGGCTCCCGCTCCAGATCGCCGGCGTCGCCGCGTTTCGCGCCGCCCAGTCGGAGAAGATCAAGCTCGCCCGCTATTTCCATGCACAGCTGTGTGCATTGGAAGGCTGGGAGGTGGGCGCTCCGCCCGATCTCTCGGTCGTCGCCTTCCGCTACCGCCCGGCGAAGGGCGACGCGAACGCGTTCAACGACCGCCTGCTGCGCAGCCTGCAGGAGGAGGGACGGGTGTTCCTCAGCGGCACGAAGATCGACGGCGAGGCGTGGCTGCGCTGCGCGATCTTGTCGTTCCGCACCCATCTGGCGCATATCGACGAGACGATCGAAATCCTGTGCCGCCTCGCCGCCGCGCTCCAGTCCGATCAGGGGAAATGCCAGTGA
- a CDS encoding MATE family efflux transporter, translating to MASRPAQRDLTTGPIGATLLAFAVPTLISSIIQSLNGSVNTIWIGRFLGEEALAATSNANMVMFLLMAFVFGFGMAATVMIGQAMGRRDVDQARRVIGTAIGGFMPLALAVAIVGWAGAPALLRLLATPAESLPLALAYLRVIFLAMPAILIVIVLMMGLRGAGDALTPLWFMIVAVALDCGLNPVFILGLGPIPAMGIAGSAFATVVANYVALFGLFIYIYWRDLPLRLRGAELGYLKPDPAILKAIVVKGLPMGLQMIVVSSSALATMGLVNREGVETTAAFGVALQLWTYVQMPAMALGAAASAMAAQNIGAGKWDRVGAITRSGIVYNLLITGVLVAVLAVADRPLLALFLGGESPAMPIARHIQLLATWPFLLFGVTMIIFGTVRANGAVIGPLVILAIGLYPVRLGFALGAYPWLGADALWLSFPVASFANMAMAIGFYLHGGWRKARLMPPPPPEELVEEAEGLAEPGGRINPAG from the coding sequence ATGGCTTCGCGGCCCGCCCAGCGCGACCTCACAACCGGCCCGATCGGCGCCACTCTGCTGGCCTTCGCCGTCCCGACCCTGATCTCCTCGATCATCCAGTCGCTCAATGGCTCGGTCAACACGATCTGGATCGGCCGTTTCCTCGGCGAGGAGGCGCTCGCGGCAACGTCCAACGCCAATATGGTGATGTTCCTGCTGATGGCCTTCGTCTTCGGCTTCGGCATGGCGGCGACGGTGATGATCGGCCAGGCGATGGGCCGCCGCGACGTGGACCAGGCGCGGCGCGTGATCGGCACCGCGATCGGCGGCTTCATGCCCCTCGCTTTGGCGGTCGCCATCGTCGGATGGGCCGGCGCGCCGGCCTTGCTCCGGCTGCTCGCGACGCCCGCGGAGTCGCTGCCGCTGGCGCTCGCCTATCTTCGGGTCATCTTCCTCGCCATGCCCGCCATCCTGATCGTCATCGTCCTGATGATGGGCCTTCGCGGTGCGGGGGACGCGCTGACGCCCTTGTGGTTCATGATCGTCGCGGTGGCGCTCGATTGCGGTCTGAACCCGGTCTTCATCCTCGGCCTCGGGCCGATCCCGGCAATGGGAATCGCCGGCTCGGCCTTCGCGACGGTGGTCGCCAATTATGTGGCTCTCTTCGGCCTCTTCATCTACATCTACTGGAGGGATCTGCCGCTCAGGCTGCGCGGGGCGGAGCTTGGCTATCTCAAGCCCGATCCGGCCATCCTGAAGGCGATCGTCGTCAAGGGCCTGCCGATGGGCCTGCAGATGATCGTCGTCTCTTCTTCCGCGCTGGCGACGATGGGGCTGGTCAACAGGGAGGGCGTCGAGACGACCGCGGCGTTCGGAGTCGCGCTTCAGCTGTGGACCTATGTGCAGATGCCGGCGATGGCGCTGGGCGCCGCGGCGAGCGCGATGGCCGCTCAGAATATCGGCGCGGGCAAGTGGGACCGCGTGGGCGCGATCACGCGATCCGGAATCGTCTACAACCTGCTGATCACCGGCGTGCTGGTCGCGGTGCTGGCGGTGGCCGACCGTCCACTGCTCGCCTTGTTCCTCGGCGGAGAGAGCCCGGCGATGCCGATCGCGCGCCATATCCAGCTGCTGGCGACCTGGCCGTTCCTGCTCTTCGGAGTGACGATGATCATCTTCGGCACCGTGCGCGCCAACGGCGCGGTGATCGGGCCGCTCGTCATCCTCGCCATCGGCCTTTACCCGGTGCGGCTCGGCTTCGCGCTCGGCGCCTATCCCTGGCTCGGCGCGGACGCGCTCTGGCTAAGCTTCCCCGTCGCCTCGTTCGCCAACATGGCGATGGCGATCGGCTTCTACCTCCACGGCGGCTGGCGCAAGGCGCGGCTCATGCCGCCTCCGCCGCCCGAGGAGCTGGTCGAGGAAGCGGAAGGGCTCGCCGAGCCGGGCGGCCGGATCAACCCGGCCGGCTGA